A single Fusarium oxysporum Fo47 chromosome IV, complete sequence DNA region contains:
- a CDS encoding acetoacetate decarboxylase-domain-containing protein yields MGYVKTAEEVEAYDSFYTKVNSNVHAVGAAFVTTEEFARSVVPPCFEIPSPPTGSFYACTNCEEIDGERTGEDEEAGVVAIDVLYEGRPGSYSLSVFVTRDQSMATGREAWSMPKKLGEVHLMGNGLKAIVMAQRKGAEMRLETVLKAPEFFSSPEPTTSTFYELKTGINAAGGLQHAPVLIEFQVTQRTYMHQDADVNKTEIFLKGTDDDPLHTVPVRQITSAYSSGFIMNTKVCRQVQLATDVDYRPYMYGRFFDDWPRTAAKAKKARQSHQRN; encoded by the coding sequence ATGGGTTACGTCAAAACTGCTGAGGAGGTCGAGGCCTATGATTCCTTCTATACAAAGGTCAACTCCAATGTTCACGCTGTAGGTGCGGCCTTTGTAACGACAGAGGAATTCGCTCGCTCAGTGGTCCCACCCTGCTTTGAGATCCCATCTCCTCCCACAGGAAGCTTCTATGCTTGCACCAACTGTGAGGAGATCGATGGCGAACGGACCggcgaagacgaggaagctGGCGTTGTCGCCATCGACGTCCTGTACGAAGGCCGTCCCGGCAGCTACTCGCTTTCCGTCTTCGTTACTCGAGACCAGTCAATGGCTACGGGCCGTGAGGCCTGGTCCATGCCTAAGAAACTTGGCGAGGTGCATCTGATGGGCAATGGCCTGAAAGCAATCGTCATGGCTCAGCGTAAGGGCGCCGAGATGCGACTTGAGACCGTCCTCAAGGCTCCAGAGTTCTTCTCGTCCCCAGAGCCTACAACCTCTACCTTCTATGAGCTCAAGACGGGAATCAATGCTGCCGGTGGACTTCAGCACGCACCGGTCCTTATTGAATTCCAAGTGACTCAGAGGACCTACATGCATCAGGACGCCGATGTGAACAAGACCGAAATATTCCTCAAAGGAACTGACGATGATCCCCTACACACTGTACCTGTTCGCCAGATCACTTCGGCGTATTCGTCTGGCTTCATCATGAACACCAAGGTGTGCAGACAGGTCCAGCTAGCTACCGACGTTGATTACCGTCCCTACATGTATGGTCGATTCTTCGATGACTGGCCACGAACTGCtgcaaaggccaagaaggcccGACAATCGCATCAACGGAACTAG
- a CDS encoding amino acid/polyamine transporter I, producing MSIESHACSKEISDSVQVTLEKRFSFWSLLGYQLSVMASWSNYLVIAGTFVYIGGPVAMIYGALLVGFFQFMTAMSLSELASAWPHAGGSQFWITQLMSPTSSGLFSYLTGWMNILAYLTAGASANFAGAQTVTALVTILNGYEWPRYQVFLVYCAMCLLDIPINVFPKYYSAFNIASLVCLMVFLVITIAVWASDFQHQSAQYVFTKFINSSGWKDSGMAFLISLTQTTYAATGLDAVVHLSEETHDPKRTIPLVLTTSVAISTLMSFGFAIFLVFKMGDFSDLVDLSLGQVYLELYTDSIGFGAGLAVATTIMTLLAIFVASQILTGSSRLIWAMARQQGVPFSNYFSHINQDFKVPIRSFVASFVVTILLGLLYLAGDLAWNAIASSVTIAYQLVFTTPIVVLLCRGRARLPTRYFDVGRVPFIGYSINVLTVLWGIFISVISIFPITLPVTGDTMNYAVVVFGIWGIIVGIYWSTHGHRKFMSTVVL from the coding sequence ATGAGCATCGAGAGCCATGCTTGCTCCAAGGAAATCAGCGACAGCGTCCAAGTCACCCTCGAGAAGCGGTTCTCGTTCTGGTCTTTACTGGGCTACCAGCTCTCCGTCATGGCCTCTTGGTCCAACTACCTCGTCATAGCCGGCACGTTCGTCTATATTGGCGGACCTGTTGCCATGATCTATGGCGCTCTTCTGGTGGGCTTCTTCCAATTCATGACCGCCATGTCCCTCTCTGAGCTGGCTTCAGCCTGGCCGCACGCAGGAGGTTCTCAGTTTTGGATCACTCAGTTGATGAGTCCCACCAGCTCtggtctcttcagctatTTGACTGGATGGATGAATATTCTGGCCTACCTAACAGCTGGCGCTTCGGCAAATTTCGCTGGCGCGCAGACCGTCACGGCCCTTGTGACTATCCTCAATGGGTATGAGTGGCCCCGTTATCAGGTCTTTCTTGTTTACTGCGCTATGTGCCTACTCGACATACCCATCAATGTGTTTCCCAAGTACTATTCAGCCTTCAACATAGCCTCACTTGTATGTCTCATGGTATTTTTAGTCATCACCATTGCTGTCTGGGCATCCGATTTCCAACATCAATCGGCCCAGTACGTCTTTACCAAGTTTATTAACAGCTCGGGATGGAAAGATTCTGGTATGGCCTTCCTGATATCGCTTACTCAGACTACATACGCCGCCACCGGCCTTGATGCGGTAGTGCATCTTTCGGAAGAGACCCATGATCCAAAAAGAACTATCCCTCTAGTCCTGACTACCTCGGTTGCTATTTCGACTCTCATGTCATTCGGATTCGCCAtctttcttgtcttcaagATGGGCGATTTCTCGGACTTGGTGGACTTGTCTCTGGGACAAGTCTATCTAGAGCTCTACACCGACTCTATCGGGTTCGGCGCTGGACTAGCTGTGGCGACAACCATCATGACCCTGCTCGCTATTTTTGTTGCCTCACAGATCCTGACGGGCTCATCACGCCTCATCTGGGCCATGGCGCGGCAACAGGGAGTCCCCTTTTCTAATTATTTTTCTCATATAAACCAAGATTTCAAAGTCCCGATACGTTCTTTTGTTGCTTCATTTGTGGTCACTATACTTCTGGGTCTGCTTTATCTCGCAGGCGATTTGGCATGGAACGCCATTGCATCCAGTGTCACGATCGCATATCAGCTAGTATTTACTACACCTATCGTGGTTCTACTCTGTCGCGGCCGAGCTAGACTGCCGACGAGATACTTTGATGTTGGAAGGGTCCCATTTATCGGATACTCAATTAATGTGCTGACTGTGCTGTGGGGAATCTTTATCAGTGTGATTTCCATCTTTCCAATTACTCTACCAGTAACTGGGGATACTATGAACTATGCAGTTGTTGTGTTTGGCATATGGGGGATCATTGTGGGTATTTACTGGTCTACTCATGGGCATCGGAAATTCATGTCGACGGTGGTTCTTTGA
- a CDS encoding major facilitator superfamily domain-containing protein: MASEKSEMTPAGQGPLDHSDGSAAIDTESNQGAIPAPTEALRKLWTKFPLTLAFVGLFVMNFSMVFAASSAGVYDPYATSHFQGHSLIATANIVHGIVRIVAYPLLAKVVDHIGRPQGFAGAAVSMALANVLYAACHNVETYLAGGIFESFGDTWWTITEQIFIADVTSLINRGFLFTLPESLAAIPTLYAGTYLGEHMLLKSSWRWGFGMWAAIMPFCALPTIAVMVFMSLRARKRGIVSERTSLRAASEIPKGASWFVQARQVLYVQLDIVGAFLLLGGLAMTLLPLSITGRRNTEKWTEPSSIVLLVVGVFTFVAFLIWDGRYAKKPIVPFRMIKNRNVILACASVCLIAMSDSTYRTFASSFLQVAGGYSPGHAVRIDNSRRVALNLGGLVIGLGIRFVKHTKPFIILGFLMVALANGLPIYFTNIDGVRVANEAALTTGQVLLGLGRGFAQVPLQVSLQAAVPDHEIGIATAMFLSSSGFGANVGALWNTLLPRRLSANLPEEVKANSTAIFRSIVVAQSYELGTETRDAINLSYRMTQQTLAIGSLSLSIPLVLMMFFFRNVKLAKEDDERNEVAEQQLAAAGQRLESGQNEPSEKK; this comes from the exons ATGGCCTCGGAAAAGAGCGAGATGACGCCCGCTGGCCAAGGTCCTCTGGATCATAGCGATGGCAGTGCTGCAATTGACACAGAGAGTAACCAAGGTGCAATTCCAGCTCCTACAGAAGCTCTGCGCAAGCTGTGGACCAAGTTTCCGCTTACTTTGGCGTTCGTCGG CCTTTTTGTCATGAACTTCAGCATGGTCtttgctgcttcttcagctgggGTTTACGATCCATACGCCACCAGCCATTTCCAAGGCCACTCGCTTATTGCTACAGCAAATATCGTCCACGGCATTGTTCGGATTGTCGCTTATCCACTCTTGGCCAAAGTTGTAGAT CATATTGGACGACCGCAGGGATTTGCTGGGGCTGCGGTCAGTATGGCTTTGGCAAATGTACTCTATGCGGCGTGTCATAACGTCGAAACATATCTT GCTGGTGGCATTTTTGAATCATTCGGTGATACCTGGTGGACAATCACTGAGCAGATCTTTATTGCCGACGTAACATCCCTGATCAACAGAGGCTTCCTTTTTACTCTCCCGGAATCACTCGCTGCCATACCAACTTTGTACGCTGGGACGTATCTTGGTGAGCACATGCTGCTGAAGTCCTCTTGGCGCTGGGGATTCGGCATGTGGGCTGCCATTATGCCATTCTGTGCACTACCGACCATTGCGGTCATGGTGTTTATGAGTCTTAGGGCGCGGAAGAGGGGTATAGTGAGTGAGCGAACCTCACTGCGGGCTGCTTCTGAGATACCGAAGGGTGCATCTTGGTTCGTACAAGCTCGTCAAGTACTCTATGTCCAGTTGGATATCGTTGGGGCATTCTTGTTACTTGGGGGTCTCGCCATGACTCTTCTTCCCCTCTCTATAACGGGAAGACGCAACACTGAGAAGTGGACTGAGCCATCATCTATTGtcttgttggttgttggcgTCTTTACATTCGTTGCATTCTTGATCTGGGATGGCCGGTATGCGAAGAAGCCAATCGTCCCATTCCGTATGATCAAGAACCGCAACGTCATACTCGCTTGTGCTTCCGTATGCTTGATTGCAATGTCGGACTCGACGTACCGAACATTTGCTTCTAGCTTTTTGCAGGTTGCTGGTGGCTATTCCCCTGGTCATGCAGTTCGCATTGA CAATTCTCGACGGGTTGCATTGAAccttggtggtcttgtcaTTGGCTTGGGTATACGATTTGTCAAGCATACTAAACCATTTATCATTCTCGGGTTTTTGATGGTTGCTTTGGCAAACGGGCTTCCGATCTACTTCACAAATATTGATGGAGTTCGAGTCGCGAATGAAGCGGCATTAACTACTGGACAagtccttcttggcctcggccGTGGTTTCGCCCAGGTTCCGCTCCAGGTCTCATTGCAGGCTGCTGTTCCAGACCATGAGATTGGTATTGCAACAGCCATGTTCCTTTCGTCATCCGGGTTCGGCGCCAATGTTG GAGCATTATGGAATACTCTCCTCCCACGCCGGCTCTCGGCAAACCTACCAGAAGAGGTCAAAGCCAACAGCACTGCAATTTTTCGCTCAATCGTAGTCGCACAAAGCTATGAGTTAGGCACTGAGACTCGTGATGCTATCAACCTGAGTTATCGCATGACACAACAAACACTGGCTATCGGATCTCTATCGCTTTCCATCCCGCTGGTATTAATGATGTTTTTCTTCCGAAACGTCAAGTTGGccaaggaggatgacgagaGGAATGAGGTTGCCGAACAACAACTTGCTGCGGCAGGGCAGAGACTTGAGAGTGGGCAAAATGAGCCAAGCGAAAAGAAGTAG
- a CDS encoding amino acid/polyamine transporter I yields MSVATQRTSSKHNVKTENDLENHGSYEHGTIEEVMEKPFTIWTAMGLGHSITNTAVGIIVGLANALPFGGPPVLFWGFILMALMGCCIAISLGELASALPHAGGQYFWVGKLGPRSCRRFLSYMVGLISWASGLCVTASVDLIVAQIILGMVASVHPSFIVKPWITFIGYQLVNLLAFGFNFFERCLPWCSKALLIYTPSMVFAIFVSLLAGDSHKQSASTFFVDLKNVSGWPAGVAFLIGFNPSAWSFSCLDSITHLADEIPRPNKNIPKALLCTIAVGFVTGLPIVFALMFSAPDLDTVVIAAVPSLEIFLQLYHSKAAAIALQSLVTASAFGAIIGCHTWQSRMAWAFSRNHGFPFSRYLSQVAGAPFHAPIWSHVWSNIFIVILGCLYLASDLAFNSLVAGGLLFQYIS; encoded by the coding sequence ATGTCTGTCGCAACGCAACGTACGTCTTCGAAGCATAATGTTAAGACGGAAAACGACCTCGAGAACCACGGCTCGTACGAGCACGGCACCATAGAAGAGGTCATGGAAAAGCCCTTCACCATCTGGACCGCCATGGGTCTTGGCCATTCCATCACAAACACCGCAGTTGGCATAATAGTCGGCCTGGCTAATGCCTTGCCCTTCGGAGGGCCTCCTGTTCTATTCTGGGGATTTATCTTGATGGCTTTGATGGGATGCTGCATCGCCATCAGCCTTGGCGAGCTCGCGTCTGCCTTGCCTCACGCAGGGGGACAATACTTCTGGGTTGGCAAGCTTGGGCCTCGGTCATGTCGTCGCTTCTTGTCCTACATGGTCGGTCTGATCAGTTGGGCCAGCGGACTCTGCGTGACAGCTTCTGTCGACCTTATCGTCGCGCAGATTATCTTGGGAATGGTCGCCTCAGTCCATCCATCATTCATCGTCAAACCATGGATCACATTTATCGGATACCAACTTGTTAACCTCCTGGCGTTCGGGTTCAATTTCTTCGAACGGTGCCTGCCATGGTGCAGCAAGGCCCTGCTGATCTACACACCTTCAATGGTCTTTGCCATATTTGTTTCATTGCTGGCAGGTGACTCTCACAAGCAGAGTGCGAGCACATTCTTCGTTGATTTGAAAAATGTTTCTGGATGGCCTGCTGGTGTCGCATTCCTCATTGGATTCAACCCCAGCGCCTGGTCCTTCTCATGTCTGGACTCTATCACTCACCTGGCCGACGAGATTCCCCGTCCCAACAAAAACATACCAAAGGCTCTTCTTTGTACCATCGCCGTGGGATTCGTCACGGGGTTACCAATCGTCTTTGCACTCATGTTCTCAGCCCCAGATCTCGACACCGTCGTCATCGCAGCTGTGCCGTCCCTGGAAATCTTCCTTCAACTCTACCAttccaaggctgctgctaTTGCTCTGCAGTCACTAGTGACTGCTTCTGCTTTCGGGGCTATTATAGGATGTCATACATGGCAATCTAGAATGGCATGGGCTTTCAGCCGCAACCACGGGTTTCCTTTCTCGAGATACCTGAGTCAGGTAGCCGGGGCCCCCTTCCACGCGCCTATCTGGTCACATGTTTGGTCTAACATTTTTATCGTCATACTGGGATGCCTATATCTGGCTTCAGACCTTGCCTTCAACTCCCTGGTCGCAGGCGGTCTTCTGTTCCAGTATATCTCGTAA
- a CDS encoding pyridoxal phosphate-dependent transferase encodes MGHSTATALGSPGGSHVKIELMRERRATATKIRLGIAAMSDSDMFKLPADGKPLARKWGTHFSGESKRPPCILKQAAGYIKTPGLISLGGGLPSSEYFPISEIAMRVPTAPNFSEKQHLLDSPASGAQIAHIGKYDTRDGTSDYDISIAFNYGQATGSPQMMRWITEHVDLVYNPPYADWAVCQTVGSTGALEQTVRMLCDQFRDDSILTEDYTFATAMETFIPQGIKVFGINMDEQGLVPNHMDHVLETWDEAARGARKPHLLYTVPSGQNPTGATQSLERRREVYRVCQKHNIFIIEDEPYYFIQMKPYTGRGTEVVANETVDEFLTSLVPSYLSLDVDGRVLRMDSFSKVLVPGSRMGWITASKQVIQRYLCHAEVANQGPSGISQLIIWKLVDETWGHEGYLKWLIDLRTNYTRRRNALLAACEDYLPTDIASWVPPAAGMFLWVKLDHTKHPDYLRRSLDEIEGEIFQHSIDQGVLFARGSWFRAEPQKELNELFLRVTFASAAEEDMCTAVQRLSAAIKKSFRIEA; translated from the exons ATGGGACACTCAACAGCAACGGCGCTTGGCTCCCCTGGTGGGAGTCATGTTAAAATTGAACTCATGCGCGAAAGGCGAGCTACAGCTACCAAGATACGGCTGGGCATAGCTGCCATGTCTGACAGCGACATGTTCAAATTGCCT GCCGATGGCAAGCCTTTAGCCCGAAAGTGGGGGA CACACTTTAGTGGCGAGAGCAAGCGTCCACCATGCATCCTCAAACAAGCCGCCGGGTACATCAAGACACCCGGCCTGATCTCCCTTGGCGGCGGCCTGCCCTCGAGCGAATACTTTCCTATCTCTGAGATCGCCATGCGTGTACCTACGGCGCCGAACTTCTCTGAGAAGCAGCATCTACTCGACTCACCTGCCAGCGGCGCCCAGATAGCTCATATTGGTAAATACGACACCAGGGACGGTACCTCGGACTACGACATATCTATTGCTTTCAACTACGGCCAAGCAACAGGATCCCCACAGATGATGCGCTGGATAACAGAACAcgttgaccttgtctataACCCGCCTTATGCGGATTGGGCAGTTTGCCAGACCGTGGGAAGTACAGGAGCTCTGGAGCAGACCGTTCGTATGCTCTGTGACCAGTTCAGAGACGATTCTATCCTCACCGAAGACTACACCTTTGCGACGGCGATGGAGACCTTCATTCCACAGGGCATCAAGGTTTTCGGTATCAACATGGATGAGCAAGGACTAGTGCCCAATCACATGGATCACGTTCTGGAGACATGGGATGAAGCGGCTCGAGGCGCTCGAAAGCCGCATCTTCTTTATACCGTGCCATCTGGACAGAACCCTACTGGCGCGACACAGAGCCTCGAGCGGCGACGTGAGGTCTACAGAGTTTGCCAAAAACACAACATCTTTATCATCGAAGACGAGCCTTACTACTTCATCCAAATGAAGCCCTACACGGGAAGAGGGACTGAAGTTGTGGCAAATGAGACTGTCGATGAGTTCCTGACTAGTCTTGTCCCCTCATATCTCAGCCTGGACGTTGATGGCCGAGTCCTTCGAATGGACTCCTTCTCCAAGGTCCTAGTCCCCGGTTCGAGAATGGGATGGATAACTGCTAGTAAGCAGGTCATCCAGAGGTATCTCTGTCATGCTGAAGTTGCAAACCAGGGACCTAGCGGTATATCACAGCTAATCATCTGGAAACTGGTGGATGAGACATGGGGTCATGAGGGCTATCTCAAGTGGCTCATTGATCTGAGGACGAATTATACCAGAAGACGCAATGCCTTACTTGCAGCTTGCGAGGACTACCTGCCCACGGATATTGCATCTTGGGTCCCTCCAGCAGCAGGCATGTTT CTATGGGTGAAACTTGATCATACAAAACACCCAGATTACCTGCGCCGAAGtctggatgagattgaagGAGAAATCTTCCAGCACAGCATTGATCAGGGAGTTCTCTTTGCTCGTGGCTCGTGGTTCCGAGCCGAGCCGCAGAAGGAACTGAATGAGTTGTTTCTACGTGTCACGTTTGCGAGCGCGGCGGAGGAGGATATGTGTACGGCAGTTCAGCGCCTCAGCGCGGCGATCAAGAAGTCTTTTCGGATAGAAGCATAG